The Salvelinus namaycush isolate Seneca chromosome 16, SaNama_1.0, whole genome shotgun sequence genome has a segment encoding these proteins:
- the LOC120061421 gene encoding short transient receptor potential channel 4-associated protein-like isoform X2 — protein sequence MEGVTKSLASRDDFVMFLFTLMSNKKTFLQTATLIEDILGVRKEMIQLEGIPNLPSLVQSFNQQQLANFCRILSVTITEPDLGNDDKHTLLAKNAQQKTNLCPSHSEVNQVALLNIPGFIERLCKLATRKVSEASGASSLLLELQDWYTLLDNALVLDALMQMATEDAEQSSTESPDESSLVTSPLRHSLPQSMKIVHEIMYKVEVLYVLCVLLIGRQRNQVHRMLAEFKLIPGLNNLFDKLIWRKQTSTHVLHGQNQNCDCSPEISFKIQFLRLLQSFSDHHENKYLLLNAQELNELSAISLKANIPEVEALVNTDRNLICDGKKGLLTRLLSVMKKEPAESSFRFWQARAVESFLRGSTSYADQVFLLKRGLLEHILFCIIDSGCKSRDVLQSYFDLLGELMKFNIDSFKRFNKYVNTEEKFQTFMTQINSSLVDSNMLVRCIILSLDRFESQTDDVRVAEVLSECSLLSYMVRVENRLTILFKLVNIINVQTLTQENVSCLNTSLVVLMLARRRGKLSFYLNALREKEYTEKYPGCLLNNFHNLLRFWQRHYLNKDKDSTCLENSSCILFTYWKETVSVLLDSDRTSLCAIASYIDEAYMDLGRDFLEV from the exons ATGGAAGGAGTCACTAAAAGTCTGGCATCACGAGATGACTTTGTCATGTTTTTGTTTACGCTCATGTCAAACAAGAAGACATTTTTGCAAACCGCCACATTGATTGAGGACATTCTTGGGGTCAGGAAG GAGATGATCCAGCTGGAGGGCATCCCCAACCTGCCCAGTCTGGTCCAGAGCTTCAACCAGCAGCAGCTGGCCAACTTCTGCCGCATCCTGTCAGTCACCATCACTGAGCCGGACCTGGGCAACGATGACAAGCACACACTGCTGGCTAAAAACGCCCAGCAGAAGACCAACCTCTGCCCTTCCCACTCTGAAGTCAACCAGG TGGCCCTGCTGAACATCCCGGGCTTCATTGAGCGGCTGTGTAAGCTGGCTACCAGGAAGGTGTCTGAGGCCTCGGGGGCATCCAGCCTGTTACTGGAGCTTCAAGACTGGTACACCTTGCTGGACAACGCCCTGGTGCTGGACGCTCTTATGCAGATGGCCACAGAGGACGCCGAGCAGAGCAGCACAG AGTCGCCAGACGAGAGCTCTCTGGTCACCAGTCCTCTCAGGCACAGTCTGCCCCAGTCCATGAAGATCGTCCATGAGATCATGTACAAGGTGGAGGTTCTCTATGTGCTCTGTGTGCTCCTCATAGGCCGCCAGAGGAACCAG GTTCACAGAATGCTTGCAGAGTTCAAACTGATTCCAGGACTCAACAACCTGTTTGACAAGCTGATCTGGAGAAAGCAGACATCCACCCACGTCCTCCACGGCCAGAACCAGAACTGTGACTGCAGCCCG GAGATCTCCTTTAAAATCCAGTTTCTACGACTACTCCAGAGCTTCAGCGACCATCATGA gAACAAGTATCTCCTCTTGAACGCTCAGGAGCTGAATGAGCTCAGTGCCATCTCTCTGAAGGCCAACATCCCTGAGGTGGAGGCTCTCGTCAACACGGACAG AAATCTAATCTGTGATGGTAAAAAGGGCCTCCTGACACGGCTACTTTCAGTCATGAAGAAAGAACCGGCCGAATCCTCATTCAG GTTCTGGCAGGCGAGGGCGGTGGAGAGCTTCCTGAGAGGATCCACCTCCTACGCTGACCAGGTGTTCCTGCTCAAGAGAGGCCTGCTGGAG CACATCCTGTTCTGCATCATAGACAGTGGCTGTAAGTCCAGGGACGTGCTGCAGAGCTACTTTGACCTGCTGGGGGAACTCATGAAGTTCAACATCGACTCCTTCAAGAGGTTCAACAAATACGTCAACACAGAGGAGAAG TTCCAGACGTTCATGACCCAGATCAACAGCTCTCTGGTGGACTCCAACATGCTGGTGCGCTGTATCATTCTGTCCCTGGACCGCTTCGAGAGCCAGACTGACGATGTGAGAG TTGCAGAGGTGCTGTCAGAGTGCAGTCTGTTGTCCTACATGGTCCGTGTGGAGAATAGACTAACCATCCTCTTCAAGCTCGTCAACATCATCAACGTGCAGACGCTCACACAG GAGAATGTGAGCTGTCTGAACACCAGCCTGGTGGTATTGATGCTGGCCAGGAGACGGGGCAAGCTGTCCTTCTACCTCAACGCCCTGAGAGAGAAGGAGTACACAGAGAAGTACCCCGGCTGCCTGCTCAACAACTTCCACAACCTGCTGCGCTTCTGGCAGCGCCACTACCTCAACAAGGACAAGGACAGCACCTGTCTGGAGAAC AGCTCCTGTATCCTCTTCACCTATTGGAAGGAGACCGTGTCGGTTCTGTTGGACTCAGACCGGACTTCACTATGTGCCATAGCCAGCTATATCGACGAGGCCTACATGGATCTGGGTAGAGACTTTCTGGAAGTTTAG
- the LOC120061421 gene encoding short transient receptor potential channel 4-associated protein-like isoform X1, translating to MATTERLGPSRTRRNSNKNILTRIRHGQISGGGLSRGTEMSEALLQERDHQAKWHGIPVMLQRLYDSSHLNSDLSQIHSIIKEVASFLSMEAMSFVTEDRRTAQESTSPNTYTFDLFGGVDLLVEILMRPTLTTQTNFPKMSDDLVKDCLSVLYNCCICMEGVTKSLASRDDFVMFLFTLMSNKKTFLQTATLIEDILGVRKEMIQLEGIPNLPSLVQSFNQQQLANFCRILSVTITEPDLGNDDKHTLLAKNAQQKTNLCPSHSEVNQVALLNIPGFIERLCKLATRKVSEASGASSLLLELQDWYTLLDNALVLDALMQMATEDAEQSSTESPDESSLVTSPLRHSLPQSMKIVHEIMYKVEVLYVLCVLLIGRQRNQVHRMLAEFKLIPGLNNLFDKLIWRKQTSTHVLHGQNQNCDCSPEISFKIQFLRLLQSFSDHHENKYLLLNAQELNELSAISLKANIPEVEALVNTDRNLICDGKKGLLTRLLSVMKKEPAESSFRFWQARAVESFLRGSTSYADQVFLLKRGLLEHILFCIIDSGCKSRDVLQSYFDLLGELMKFNIDSFKRFNKYVNTEEKFQTFMTQINSSLVDSNMLVRCIILSLDRFESQTDDVRVAEVLSECSLLSYMVRVENRLTILFKLVNIINVQTLTQENVSCLNTSLVVLMLARRRGKLSFYLNALREKEYTEKYPGCLLNNFHNLLRFWQRHYLNKDKDSTCLENSSCILFTYWKETVSVLLDSDRTSLCAIASYIDEAYMDLGRDFLEV from the exons ATGGCGACAACAGAGCGACTCGGGCCCTCTCGGACCCGAAGAAATAGTAATAAAAACATACTTACAAGGATCAGACATGGACAAATCAGTGGCGGGGGACTTAGTCGAGGCACAGAG ATGTCTGAGGCCCTACTTCAAGAGAGGGACCATCAGGCCAAGTGGCATGGGATTCCAGTGATGCTGCAGAGACTGTATGACAGCAGTCACCTCAACAGTGACCTCTCCCAGATCCACTCCATTATCAAG GAAGTGGCATCTTTTCTCTCCATGGAGGCAATGTCGTTTGtgacagaggacaggagaacagCACAGGAGTCCACCTCTCCCAACACATACACTTTTGACCTCTTTGGCGGCGTTGAT TTACTAGTGGAGATTCTGATGAGACCCACCCTCACCACGCAGACAAATTTCCCTAAAA TGAGTGATGACCTCGTCAAGGATTGTTTAAGTGTTCTGTACAATTGTTGTATATGT ATGGAAGGAGTCACTAAAAGTCTGGCATCACGAGATGACTTTGTCATGTTTTTGTTTACGCTCATGTCAAACAAGAAGACATTTTTGCAAACCGCCACATTGATTGAGGACATTCTTGGGGTCAGGAAG GAGATGATCCAGCTGGAGGGCATCCCCAACCTGCCCAGTCTGGTCCAGAGCTTCAACCAGCAGCAGCTGGCCAACTTCTGCCGCATCCTGTCAGTCACCATCACTGAGCCGGACCTGGGCAACGATGACAAGCACACACTGCTGGCTAAAAACGCCCAGCAGAAGACCAACCTCTGCCCTTCCCACTCTGAAGTCAACCAGG TGGCCCTGCTGAACATCCCGGGCTTCATTGAGCGGCTGTGTAAGCTGGCTACCAGGAAGGTGTCTGAGGCCTCGGGGGCATCCAGCCTGTTACTGGAGCTTCAAGACTGGTACACCTTGCTGGACAACGCCCTGGTGCTGGACGCTCTTATGCAGATGGCCACAGAGGACGCCGAGCAGAGCAGCACAG AGTCGCCAGACGAGAGCTCTCTGGTCACCAGTCCTCTCAGGCACAGTCTGCCCCAGTCCATGAAGATCGTCCATGAGATCATGTACAAGGTGGAGGTTCTCTATGTGCTCTGTGTGCTCCTCATAGGCCGCCAGAGGAACCAG GTTCACAGAATGCTTGCAGAGTTCAAACTGATTCCAGGACTCAACAACCTGTTTGACAAGCTGATCTGGAGAAAGCAGACATCCACCCACGTCCTCCACGGCCAGAACCAGAACTGTGACTGCAGCCCG GAGATCTCCTTTAAAATCCAGTTTCTACGACTACTCCAGAGCTTCAGCGACCATCATGA gAACAAGTATCTCCTCTTGAACGCTCAGGAGCTGAATGAGCTCAGTGCCATCTCTCTGAAGGCCAACATCCCTGAGGTGGAGGCTCTCGTCAACACGGACAG AAATCTAATCTGTGATGGTAAAAAGGGCCTCCTGACACGGCTACTTTCAGTCATGAAGAAAGAACCGGCCGAATCCTCATTCAG GTTCTGGCAGGCGAGGGCGGTGGAGAGCTTCCTGAGAGGATCCACCTCCTACGCTGACCAGGTGTTCCTGCTCAAGAGAGGCCTGCTGGAG CACATCCTGTTCTGCATCATAGACAGTGGCTGTAAGTCCAGGGACGTGCTGCAGAGCTACTTTGACCTGCTGGGGGAACTCATGAAGTTCAACATCGACTCCTTCAAGAGGTTCAACAAATACGTCAACACAGAGGAGAAG TTCCAGACGTTCATGACCCAGATCAACAGCTCTCTGGTGGACTCCAACATGCTGGTGCGCTGTATCATTCTGTCCCTGGACCGCTTCGAGAGCCAGACTGACGATGTGAGAG TTGCAGAGGTGCTGTCAGAGTGCAGTCTGTTGTCCTACATGGTCCGTGTGGAGAATAGACTAACCATCCTCTTCAAGCTCGTCAACATCATCAACGTGCAGACGCTCACACAG GAGAATGTGAGCTGTCTGAACACCAGCCTGGTGGTATTGATGCTGGCCAGGAGACGGGGCAAGCTGTCCTTCTACCTCAACGCCCTGAGAGAGAAGGAGTACACAGAGAAGTACCCCGGCTGCCTGCTCAACAACTTCCACAACCTGCTGCGCTTCTGGCAGCGCCACTACCTCAACAAGGACAAGGACAGCACCTGTCTGGAGAAC AGCTCCTGTATCCTCTTCACCTATTGGAAGGAGACCGTGTCGGTTCTGTTGGACTCAGACCGGACTTCACTATGTGCCATAGCCAGCTATATCGACGAGGCCTACATGGATCTGGGTAGAGACTTTCTGGAAGTTTAG